The DNA sequence TGCAATGGAGCTGCCGCTTCATGGGCGGTCCGGCCGCGGCTTCCGTATCAAAGGACTGAGCGCGCTGCTGGACGGCCCCGAACCAACGCCCGGCGCGCCAGTCTCCTCCAGAGGGCGGTCCTTTCGAGGGACCCGGCGTCTCGCCACGAGGCGCAGGTTCCTCGACCGGGCCGCCCGGTTGTGGCATGCCTTTCCGGGCCTCCTCTGCTTCCTCACCGTCTCTCCCTGTAAAATGCGCCACGCCATCGCCGAAATCGAGCGATCTCCCTTCCAATGACAGAAAAGCCCGAGCCACCGGACTCCCCCGAATCGACCGAAGCGGACCTCATCCGCGTCCGCCGCGCGAAGCTCGAGCAGATCCGCGCGCTCGGGATCGATCCATGGCCTACGACCGTCGATGCCGACACGCGGATCGGATCGATCATCGAGCAACACTCGGAAAAATCACTCGAAGAGCTCGAGGCGGAAAACAGCGTCGTCGCGATCGCCGGTCGCATCACCGCCGTGCGCGACCACGGCAAGACGATGTTCCTCACGGTCAACGAGGGGGAGGCGAAGCTTCAGATCTACGTTCGGAAGGATGAGATCGAGGAGAAGGAATGGGAGCTCGTCCGCCTGCTCGATACCGGCGACTGGATCGAGGTTCACGGCCCCGTCTTCCGCACGAAGAAAGGGGAGCTTTCGGTGCGCGCGTCGTCGGTTCGCTTCCTCGCGAAGTCGCTCCGCCCGCTGCCGGAGAAGTGGCATGGGCTGACCGACGTCGAACAGCGTTACCGGCAGCGCTATCTCGATCTGGCGGTGAACGAAGACTCCCGCCAGGTCTTCATCACACGTGCGGCGATCATCCGCTACATCCGCAACTTCTTCGACGCGCGCGGCTACGTCGAGGTCGAGACGCCGATGATGGTGCCGCTCGCCGGTGGCGCAGCGGCCCGCCCCTTCGTCACCCATCACAATACCCTCGATCTCGATCTCTACCTGCGAATCGCGCCGGAGCTCTACCTGAAACGGCTGATCGTCGGCGGGCTCCAGCGCGTCTACGAGATCAACCGGAACTTCCGCAATGAGGGAATCTCCACCCAGCATAATCCGGAGTTCACGATGCTCGAGTTCTACGAGGCATTCTCCGACTACCGGAAGCTGATGGATCTCACTGCCGAGCTCCTCACCGGGCTCGTCACCGCGGTGACCGGAAGCCCGAAGGTCGTCTGGAAGGAGATGGAGATCGATTTCTCGCGACCTTTCGAGCGATTGACGATGCGGCAGGCCGTTCTCCGCTACGCCGGCGAGCGAGGGCTCGAGATCGCCCCCTCCGATCTCGAGGACCGCGACGCTCTCGTCCGGCTCGTCCGGAGCCTCGGCGCACACACGCACATGCGACCCGACGGGACGGAGGGTCCGGGCTGGGAGAAACCATCCGGGGTCGGCTCGTGGAACGAGGGGAAGCTGCTCGCCGAGCTCTTTGAAGCAGTGGCCGAGCCTCATCTGATCCAGCCGACGTTCATCATCGATTTTCCGGTGGAGGTCTCACCGCTGTCGAAGCAGAGCCCGGACAACCCGCGGGTCGTCGAGAGATTCGAGCTGTTCGTCGGAGGGATGGAGATCGCCAACGCCTTTTCCGAGCTCAACGATCCGGACGAGCAGGATCGCCGGTTCCGCCAGCAGCTCACCGAGCGCGAAGGTGGAGACGATGAAGCGCACCAGCTCGACGAGGACTACGTCCGCGCGCTCGAGTTCGGCATGCCTCCGACCGGAGGTGAAGGCATCGGAATCGACCGCCTGACGATGATTCTCACCGGTTCCCCCTCCATCCGCGACGTGATCCTCTTTCCTCTTCTGAGGCCGAAGAGCGGATGAGCAACTTCGAGCTCGGGGTCGCGCTCCGCTTCCTGAGGATGGCCGGTCGTCAGGCGCACACCGCGTTCCTTTCGATCATCAGCATCCTCGGAATCGCCGTCGGAGTCGCGACGCTGATCATCTCGCTCGCCACGCTGTCGGGGCTGCAGAATCAGATCCGCGACCGGCTTCGTGACACCACACCTCACCTGACCATCGAGCCCGCGGAGGGAGGGTGGATCGACGAGGTCGACGAGCTGCGTGAGGCGCTCCGGCAATGGCCGATCGTCGAGCTTCGCCCCACGATCTCGGGGACCGCATGGGCATCCGACGTCGGAGGCATGCGCGGCCGACCCGCGATGGTCACCTCCCGCACTTCGAGCGAGATCGCCGATGAGGAGGACGCGAATCGCAGCCTCACCCTCTCCCCATCGCTCGCCAGCGTGCTCGGCGTGCAGACGGGCGAGGAGATCATTCTCGTCTCCCCTCGTACACGCCTGACGCCATTCGGGATTCAGCCGCTGTTCCGGACCTACGCGGTAGAGTCGGTGTCGATGATGCCTGCCAACGGCGAGACTCCGGGCGTGATGATGAGTTTCGAGGAAGCCTCCTCCTTTTTCGGAACCGAAGGGGGGCCGACGTCGATCGAAGTGAGGGCGACGCCGGAGCTGGGGAACGAGATCCGCGACACGCTCGAAGCCCGGTTTCCCCGGCTGCGCTTCAGGAGCTGGGAGGATATGAACCGGCCGCTGTTTCTCGCGCTCCGGCTGGAGAAGGTCGTCATGTTCGCGACGATCTCGCTGATCGTTCTCGTCGCCGCGCTGAATCTCGTATCGTCGCTCGCGATGATCATCGTCGAGAAGAAAAAGCAGGTCGGCATCCTCTCGACACTCGGAGCATCCCGCCGGTCGATCGGCCTGGTCTTTCTCTACCTCGGACTCTTCATCGGTCTGACCGGTACGATCCTCGGAGACGTGATCGGACTCAGCTTCTCCTGGGCCGCGGACCGCTGGGGACTCGTGCCGCTCCCGAGCTCGGTGTACGACGCGACGAGTCTCCCTTTCCGGATCGATCCGGCCGACGTTCTCGGAGTCAACGCCGTCGCAATCGTCCTCGCGGTCCTCACGACGCTCTACCCTGCCTGGGTCGCGTCATCGCTCGATCCGGTCAACGCCATCAGGGAGGAATGATTGATTCTCTCGTTCGACAGCTCGCTCCCTTCGATGTCCGTAGCCCTGGTCGATGACCGGACCGCGATTGCGTCGATCATTCTCGAAGGCAAGCGCTCGCGAAACGAAAAACTGCTCCCCGCGATCGATTTTCTCCTTCGCGAATCGGGACGCGAAATGAAGGATGTAGGTTCGATCGTCGTGACACGGGGCCCGGGCTCGTTCACAGGTGTGCGGATCGGACTCGCCACGGCTCAGGGTCTCGCACTCTCGACCGGTGCTTCGATCATCGCGCCGGGAACGCATGACGGTTTCGCCTACGAGGCGGAGCGCGTAGCCGTCATCGGAGATGCCGGACGGGACGAGGTCTATCTCAGCAGATACGAAGGGGGAGCAAAGGACGGCGAGACCTCGATCGTCCCGGCGGATGCGGTCGACTCGCTGCCGGACGACGTCACGATCGTCAGGATCGATCAGATCTGTCGCGAACGGAACGTTGCCCTTCTCTGCGCGTTCCGGGCGATCGACGCGAACCTCGAACCGGGCGAGACGTTCCCTCTTTACGTACGCGCGAGCGCCGCCGAGGAGAAGCTGCGGAATGGCTCCGGCTGAGCTGAGGATTCGGGACGCCCGTCCCGAGGATCTCGCGGAGATCACCCGTCTGGAAGCGATCTGCTTCCCGAGCCCCTGGCCGCGGCAGTTCTTCGAGTCGGAGCTCGTTGCGCCGGGGCGGTTTTCCCGCGTCGTCGATTCCGGCGATGCGCTCGTCGGATATCTCTTCGCGATGATCGTCTTCGATGAACTGCACGTCAACA is a window from the Acidobacteriota bacterium genome containing:
- the lysS gene encoding lysine--tRNA ligase encodes the protein MTEKPEPPDSPESTEADLIRVRRAKLEQIRALGIDPWPTTVDADTRIGSIIEQHSEKSLEELEAENSVVAIAGRITAVRDHGKTMFLTVNEGEAKLQIYVRKDEIEEKEWELVRLLDTGDWIEVHGPVFRTKKGELSVRASSVRFLAKSLRPLPEKWHGLTDVEQRYRQRYLDLAVNEDSRQVFITRAAIIRYIRNFFDARGYVEVETPMMVPLAGGAAARPFVTHHNTLDLDLYLRIAPELYLKRLIVGGLQRVYEINRNFRNEGISTQHNPEFTMLEFYEAFSDYRKLMDLTAELLTGLVTAVTGSPKVVWKEMEIDFSRPFERLTMRQAVLRYAGERGLEIAPSDLEDRDALVRLVRSLGAHTHMRPDGTEGPGWEKPSGVGSWNEGKLLAELFEAVAEPHLIQPTFIIDFPVEVSPLSKQSPDNPRVVERFELFVGGMEIANAFSELNDPDEQDRRFRQQLTEREGGDDEAHQLDEDYVRALEFGMPPTGGEGIGIDRLTMILTGSPSIRDVILFPLLRPKSG
- a CDS encoding FtsX-like permease family protein: MSNFELGVALRFLRMAGRQAHTAFLSIISILGIAVGVATLIISLATLSGLQNQIRDRLRDTTPHLTIEPAEGGWIDEVDELREALRQWPIVELRPTISGTAWASDVGGMRGRPAMVTSRTSSEIADEEDANRSLTLSPSLASVLGVQTGEEIILVSPRTRLTPFGIQPLFRTYAVESVSMMPANGETPGVMMSFEEASSFFGTEGGPTSIEVRATPELGNEIRDTLEARFPRLRFRSWEDMNRPLFLALRLEKVVMFATISLIVLVAALNLVSSLAMIIVEKKKQVGILSTLGASRRSIGLVFLYLGLFIGLTGTILGDVIGLSFSWAADRWGLVPLPSSVYDATSLPFRIDPADVLGVNAVAIVLAVLTTLYPAWVASSLDPVNAIREE
- the tsaB gene encoding tRNA (adenosine(37)-N6)-threonylcarbamoyltransferase complex dimerization subunit type 1 TsaB, producing MILSFDSSLPSMSVALVDDRTAIASIILEGKRSRNEKLLPAIDFLLRESGREMKDVGSIVVTRGPGSFTGVRIGLATAQGLALSTGASIIAPGTHDGFAYEAERVAVIGDAGRDEVYLSRYEGGAKDGETSIVPADAVDSLPDDVTIVRIDQICRERNVALLCAFRAIDANLEPGETFPLYVRASAAEEKLRNGSG